TCCAAAACCCTCTACCAATACGTAATTTTTTCACCTCTTCTAAATTTAAATCCGTCACTTTTTTTCTTTTCCCTGCAACTCGTACAAAGTCAATGTCATGCGTCACTACAAGTTGGCCATCCTTTGTCAATTGAAGATCGAATTCTAAGCCGTCTGCGCCTAATTCAAATGCTTTCGTAAATGAAAGATAGGAATTTTCCATCGCATAAGCAGATGCACCACGATGCGCATAAATTGGGAGATTAGACATTTAATTCACCATTTTCTAATAGAAATGTCCCTTTCGTAACGGACGTTAACGCTTTGGATTTATGCCCAATTTGTATGACAGTGCCAGGAAAAGCTTCCGTGTGAATGGAAATTTCTGTTTCCATTGGACTTCTTAATTTAATTAACACTGTTTGAATTTCCTTATCCACTAGTTGAACCGTTTTTTGTTTTTCATCTAGTTGATTTTTCACTTGATCAATTAGTTTCTTTTGTTCATCCGTTGCCTTATCTTGTAATCGTTGAAATTGTGTGAGTTGGTTTGATAATTTCTCTTCGTCCGCTTGTAACTCTTTTAAGATGCTAGCCTTTACTTTCAATTCATCTTGAAGGGCAATCTTGTTAATTCCCGAAACGATTAGGATAGTTTTTCGCTCTAAATGATTGCCTGAAGTTCCAGTGACAATTTTGTTCACTGCTTCTGTTTGACCACCTATAATTTTCCCTTTGTGAGGATCCACAAAAACATTCTTCCCTTGAATGAAAGATCCTAACGCATAATAACCAATATGTACATCACCTTTTGCATGCAAAATTGCTTCATTAGCATGTTTTATATAGATACTCTTGCCAGCTTCAACGGTAGATTCATTTTTCCCGAAAATCCCACCTCGAATAAATATATCCCCATAGACAGCATGAATTTTTCCAGCATTCAAAACTCCATCCGTACTTTCAATTGCTATATCTCCAGCAGCTACAACTGAGAAACCAGATAAGACAGTTCCTCTAATCGTGATAGACCCGTCAAACTTCAAGTTACCCGTTTCTGGTCCAACATCTCCATTGATCACTAAATGTTTACTAACGCCCATTACACCATCTTGAACATCTAACACTCCTGCAACAGTTGCAACTAACGTCCATTTACCATTTACCATTTTCTCTTCTACCGTTTTTCGATCGTATAAAAATTTGGTATCTGCACCTTTTTCAGCCGGAATTTTATTTCCTAGTACGGTCGTTCCACTTGTTCCTTCTTGTGCTTCTGTCTTTTCACCTAACCAATCACCAATACTCACTTCTTCTAAAAAGTTCATATCATAATAATCTGCTTTGCCGGTTTCAGTGATAATCGGTTTTCGGTCAGGCATTTCTTTGTATGTAATAAAAGCATCTTGTCCTTTAATTGGTGGAATGCCCTTGGCAATTTCAAATGGTTTACCTGGTCTTACTTCATTAAAATGGATGTCTTTAATCCCGTGCACAATCCCACTTCGTTCTAATAGTTCTTCTACTTCTAATTCAATAGATGCAATGTTGTCTTGGTTCGACACGTCGAATTCATGAATCGTAAGGATAGCAGACATTTCATCTTTTGTTATATCCAACTCCACGTTTGGAACTAAATATCCGATTTCAACTTCTTCTTCCGACGGAGAAACGAGAATCGATTTTAAAGCAGCGATATTCGTCAATTTAATCCGAGAATTTGTTCGTATTAATTGATCAATATCTCTTAGAGATGCACCTGATTTTATCACTTTAATCTTTACTTTTGACTGGTCTTCCGTAATATGAAAATAGTTTGTTTCTAGCGTTAACAAGTTTATTTCTCCCCTTACCAAGCTCTACTATATGGTCTCTATCTCTTTTCCATCATCTACGTATAGTTAATCATACCATTTTTAGTATATTTAGAAAATGAAGCTTCTTATCCATTTATATGCATTCAATAATGGTATAAACACATGAAAAAACTGTAAATTCTTTTGGAAAAGAATTTACAGTGTGACGAATGAGCTATTGTTGATTATTTTTTTCACTAGTTTTTAACTAGCCATGTGCTCTAATCGGATTTTGTCTGCAATCATCGCGATAAACTCAGAATTTGTTGGTTTACTTTTCAAATGATGAACCGTATAGCCAAACATTTTCGAAATGGACTCGTAATTTCCTCTATTCCACGCAACTTCTATCGCATGCCGTATAGCTCGTTCAACTCGAGAAGGAGTTGTATTGAATTTACTTGCGATGTCTGGATATAACACCTTCGTTACGGAACCAAGCAATTCAATATCCACATACACCATATGAATCGCTTCTCTTAAATAAGAATATCCCTTAATATGAGCTGGAACTCCAATTTCTTTAATTACTGCTGTAATTGTGGTATCAATTACCTTTTGTGACTTAGGAGCATTTGCATAAGGCTGTAACACACTGTTTCTCGTTGTTTTTAGTTGCTCATTTCCAGATATTTGAATAATTTTCATTACTAATTGGTCAAACTCAAATGGTTTTAACATGAAATAAGAAGCCCCATACTCGACAGCAGATTTCATAACATCTTCTTGACCGAAAGCCGTTAGCATAATTACTGGCAGATCTTTCAGATCAGGTTGTTGTTTTAGTTGCTCTAAAACAGCGATTCCGTCTAAATGTGGCATAATAATATCTAGCAACAGAACATCCGGTTTTTCTTCTTGAATTTGTGCAAGGCACGTTTTACCATTATTCGCCGTACCAATTACCTCAATCGTATCTTGATTGTTTAAATACGCTTCTAACGTATTTACTAACTCCTTATTGTCATCTGCAATAAAAACTCGAACTTTTTCCACCAATATTCCCCCTAATAATGGTTAAACAAGTGACACATAACTCCCTGTTTCCACAGACTGATTTCGACATCGCATCTGGAAATCCTTTCTAAATGAAAAAAATGAGCGAAGAGTATGATAATTCCGTCACATTTCGACGATTGGTACTCTTTTCCAACAATTTGTCGAATAATCTTTATCTTATTGTATCAAAAATTGCCAAATGTACCATACTTACATCAATCTATCTGTTTTAATCCTTTAGCGAATCGAATGGTGGCATACATCATGCTTGTAGGATTTAACAAATGGGGACGATTACTCAATTGTAAAAACGAGGCTGGGACAAAACATACATCTGTCCCAGCCTCGCAAAAATTTTTTTCTTTAGCTTGCTTCTTTTATCATTTCTTCAATTCCAATTGCAGTTCCTTTCATTGGTTTCTCCACGACCATGTGTGTAATAGCACCAATGAAAAGCCCATCTTGCAGAACGGGACTACCACTCATTCCTTGTAGAATACCGCCTGTTTTTTTTAATAACTGTTGATCATCAACTTCAAAGGAAAAGGAAGGTGGATGTACGTCTGTAATATTAATAGTGAATTCCTGAACTTCTTTACCAGCAATCGTCGTTCGAATGATCGCATTTCCTTCTTTCACTTGTTGAATTTCTGCTGTTTCAACTGTTGGATTAGATTTCATTTGTTCCTCAGAAATCGTTCCAAATATCCCAAGAGGCTTATTGGAAAGTATTTTTCCTAACTTTGTCGGGGAAAGACTGTTTTTCGCAATTTTATATCCCGGTATCCCTGGTGAGCTTCGTTGAACACGAATTATTTCGGTTTCAAAGATATCCCCTGCGATAAATTTTGTAACATCCACTTGATTGTGAATGAGAATTGGATGACCTAGCGCACCAAACTGATGTGTTGCAGGATTAATATACGTCAGTGTTCCGATTCCTTTTGCTTTGTTAGAAAACATGTAACTCATACCACTCGATTCTTCTTTCGTTAATATCAAGGAGTGGTTCTTTTTATCACGCTTGATGATTATTTCGGAAGATCGAAGTTGCACATCCTGCTGCATTTTCGAAAACGTTTTTTCAGAATCCATGGATTGATTGTTCCATGAAATTAGTTGATCTCCAGCCTTCACCCATTTTCCACTTTCTAACAACACATCATGTTGCGCAGTATAGGTGGAAAAATCCATCTCAACGCCAATCGACTCGCCCATTGGAATGAGTGATTCCGCATATGCATATGAAAAAGAAAATGAACACATACTAACCAACAGACAAGCAGCAAAAAATGAGCGCAGTTTTTTCATTTTTCACCTCCTTCTCTATATCGTAGGATGTGTTCAGATCATTCAATTATGAAAGGTAATTTTTTCGAGTTTCCGCCATCTCAATCAGTTCAGAGGCATGTCGTAATGTCGTATCAGTCACTTTTTCACCAGACATCATTCTACTTATTTCTTCCACTCGTTTATGAGAAGTTACTTCTTTTAATGACGTAACCGTCCGATTTTCTACAGATTCTTTCTGAATTACATAGTGATGATCTGCCATAGCAGCTACTTGTGGCAAATGGGAAATACATAGCACTTGAGAGCCAATGGATATCTTCGCAATTTTTTCTGCGATTGCTTGTGCAACTCGTCCGCTTACTCCACTGTCTACCTCATCGAAAATGATTGAAGTGACACCTTGATGCTTACTAAATATCGATTTAAGCGCAAGCATAATGCGTGATAATTCTCCACCTGATGCAATTTTTGCCACCGGTTTTTCGGGTTCTCCGTTGTTTGGAGAAAGGTAAAAAGATATTTGATCTTTTCCATCTTTTCGAAATGCTTCCGCACTCTCAATGTGTGCAGTAAAAGTTGCTTTTTCCATGTATAAATCTTTCAGCTGCTCTTCAATATCAGACTTTAAATTGAGAGCAAGCTTTTTCCGAATGATCGTTAATTCAGTCGAAATATCCTGCATGTCTTTTTCAAGTTTCTCTATTTCTAGTTGTGATTGCTGTAAATTTTCATCATGATTTTTTAAAGCGAGCCATTTTTCTTCCACGCGATCTCGATAATCCAAGACTTCCTCTACCGTATGACCATATTTTCTTTTCACTTGATTAATTGCTTCGAGACGTTCGTCAGCTGCAATTAATTCTTCTTCATTAATTTCTAATGAATCCATCGCATCTTTTATAGCATAACTGACATCTTGAAGCGAATAGAAAGCAGATGAGATCGTTTCTGCTAGTTCAGCGTATGTTGGATGAATATCACTTATTTCATTCATGTCACTCATTGCTTTGCCAATCCAATCAAGCCCATGACCTTCCTCTTGAATACTGGTATAACTATTTGCTAATTTTTCCACTATTTTTTGGTGGTTCACTCCCTGTTTACGGAGTTCAGCTAACTTTTCATCTTCCCCTACAACAAGTTGAAGTGCATCGATTTCATTTAGTTGAAAAGAATACAAGTCCATTTTTTGAGCACGTACTTGTTCGTTTTCGGTAGCTTTTTTGGAAGCACTTACTAGTTTTGTATACCTTTGATAAAGAACGTAGTAATGATTTTTTAAAGAAATAATCTTTTCACCGCCATAAGAGTCAAGTAACGGTAAATGATTTTTTTCTTCCATAAGCTCTTGGCTTTCATGCTGTCCATGGATATCAATTAAATGACTACCAATTTCACGTAAAATACTTAAAGGAACTAATTTCCCATTAATACGACAAATACTTTTTCCAGATAGTGCGATGTCTCTTCGTAAGATGAGCAACTCTTCTTCTATCTCTAAGCCATGATCATCTAAAATAGTTTTCAGTTCGATTGTGGCATCTTCTACATCAAAAAGGCCTTCTAGTTCTGCTTTAGGAGCGCCGTGGCGAATAAACTCTGTCGATCCTCTCCCGCCACAAAGTAAGGTGACAGCATCAATAATAATCGATTTTCCTGCGCCAGTTTCACCACTTAAAACCGTCATACCTGTTTGAAATGAGACATGTAAATTTTCGATAATTGCAAAATTTTTAACCGATAATTCTTTTAACATACATCGAACTCCTTCATTAAAGCATGTCTAATAAGCGAGTTTTTATGGTCTCAATATCTTCTGTACTTTTACAAATAATCAGACAAGTATCATCCCCGCATATGGTTCCTAAGATATCCTCCCATTCCAAGTGGTCAATTAATGAACCAATTGAATGTGCATTTCCTGGCAGTGTTTTCATTACAAGAAAATGACCAGCTCCATCGATACTAACAAAAGCATCGGTCATTGCTCGATGCAATTTTTGCATTGGATTAAATCGTTGATCTGCAGGTAAACTATATTTATAGCGACCATCCTGTAAAGGTACTTTTACCAAATGTAATTCCTTTATGTCTCTTGAAACAGTTGCTTGTGTGACTTCAAACCCTGCAACTTTTAATAACTCCACTAAATCGTCTTGTGTTTCAATCTCATATTTTGAGATTAAATCACGAATGCGAATATGACGTTGACCTTTACTCAAAATGAACCTCCTGCTTGTATAAATATACTTCTTTATTAATATCCTACCATTGTAAATGTACGTAAACAAGAATTTACGAATCGTGTTGAACTCCCTTCTTGTACCGGTCATACGTAAAAACCACTTAAATCTGTGTAAAGATTTAAGTGGTTTTATTACTTCTCTTTTAGCGTCTCATGTGCATCGCGCACAGTTTGTTCGATTAACTTATCTAATCGATCTGGTGTATTAGAAGTGGGATTGTTTTGTAGATAAGCAAGGAATTCGATATTTCCCTCCCCACCGGTAATTGGAGAATATGTTAATCCCTTCACTTCAAACAATGTTTCCATAAAGGCAATTATTTCTCGTAACACTAGAAGATGCGTTTTAGGTTCTCGAACAATTCCTTTTTTTCCGACCAGTTCCCTGCCTGCTTCAAACTGAGGCTTAATGAGCGCAACAATTTCACCACCAGGTACAAGTAACGTTTTTAAAACGGGTAAAATTAATTTTAGTGATATAAACGACACGTCGATTGTTGCAAATGTTGGCATCCCTTTTTCTAAATCCGCCGCAGTAACGTACCGAAAATTAGTTCGTTCCATGACAGTAACTTGAGAATGGTTTCGTAATTTCCAAGACAATTGATTATAACCAACATCTAAAGCGTAACAATGGGCTGCACCGCTCTGTAACGCACAATCAGTGAACCCGCCAGTAGAAGCACCAATATCTAAGACTAACTGATTCGAGAGGTCTAACTCAAATAGATCAATCGCTTTTTCAAGTTTCAGGCCACCTCGACTGACATATTTCATCGTGGAACCTTTCACTTGTAGAGGGGCATCGATCGCAATTTTTTCACCGGGCTTTTCCAACCGAATTTCATTAGAAAAGACGATTCCCGCCATAATTGAACGCTTCGCTTGTTCTCGAGTCTCTACTAACCCACGTTCTACTAAGAGCAAATCGACTCGTTCTTTAGGAGATTTCGTCATAGTACAACACGTCGATTTTGAGGATCGTTTTTTATTGCTTTTTCAATTGTAGAGACAATCGATTCTTTCGTTAAATGTATTTCATTTAATAGCAGGTCGACTTCTCCATGTTCGATAAAGCGATCTGGAATCCCCATTCGATGAATAAGATCAGAAGAATAGTTATATTCTTCATAAAACTCTAAAATACTGCTGCCAAATCCGCCTTGTAAAATAGCTTCTTCTACTGTTAGTACAGGTGTATCTTTTCGGACAATTCGATGGAGCATTTCTTCATCTAAAGGCTTGATAAAACGTGCATTCACGACTTCTACGTCTATTCCGTTATTCGATAATGCCATAGCAGCTTCAAGCGCCATAGGAATAGTTGTTCCGAACGTTAGAATGGTCGCATCTTTACCGGGTTTTAACACTTCCCAAGAACCTATTGGAATTTCTTTTAAGTCTGCATCCATTTCCACTCCAAGTCCATTTCCTCGCGGATAACGAAGAGCAATTGGACCATCATTGTAAGCAAATGCAGTATGCACCATATGCTGTCCTTCATTTTCATCTTTAGGCATCATTAAAACCATGTTTGGAAGTGATCTCATGAAGGAAATATCAAAGACCCCTTGATGTGTTTCTCCATCGGCACCAACAAGCCCTGCTCGATCAATTCCGATAAAAACATTTAAATTTTGACGACAAATATCATGTAATACTTGGTCGTACGCTCGCTGAAGAAACGTAGAATATATCGCTAGAAATGGTTTCATGCCTTGTGTCGCAAGTCCAGCAGCCATCGTTGCTGCGTGCTGTTCTGCAATCCCGACATCAAACATTCGATCAGGAAATTCCTTCGCAAAGCCTTCCAACTTGGACCCAACTGGCATAGCTGGTGTAATTGCCACTACCCGAGGGTCTACACGAGCTGCCTTTTGAACACCTTCAGCAATTAAGCCACTCCAAGAAGGAGCAGTAGTGGAAGATTTTAAGAATGCACCTGTTTCCATCTTATAAGGGCCAGTTCCGTGCCAAGTACCAATTTTATCTTGCTCAGCAGGACTATAACCTTTTCCTTTTTTCGTAATGACATGAACCAGTACAGGGCCCTTCATTTTTTTAGCAGAACGTAAATTACGTTCTAATTCTTCATAACTATGGCCATCAATAGGACCAATGTATGTGAATCCTAACTCTTCAAAAAACATACCAGATACAAGTAAATATTTTAAGCTATCTTTTACACGCTCAGCTGTGGCAGCCAATTTCCCACCAACTGCAGGAATCTTTTTCAATAAATAGTCTAACTCGTCTTTCGCTTTCGTATATTTACCATCTGTTCGTAACTTCCCAAGAATGGTGTGCAATGCACCAACATTTGGAGCAATAGACATCTCATTATCGTTTAAAATCACAATCATATCTGTTTTTGCATGACCGATGTGATTTAATGCTTCTAATGCCATTCCGCCTGTTAACGCACCATCTCCAATAATTGGTACGACATAATTTGTTTCTTTTTTAATATCACGAGCTGCCGCCATTCCCATTGCTGCAGACAAAGAAGTAGAACTATGCCCCGTTTCCCAAACATCGTGCTCACTTTCGTTTCGTTTAGGAAAACCGCATAATCCTTTATACTGACGTAATGTATCGAATTCCGAAGCACGTCCTGTTAAAATTTTATGAACGTAAGCTTGATGCCCTACATCCCAGATAAATTTATCGTCCGGACTTGAAAAAATTCGATGTAAAGCAATTGTTAGCTCAACAACACCTAAATTAGGACCAATATGTCCTCCTGTTACCGATAATTTTTCAATAAGAAAGTCACGAACGTCTTGACTCAAGCCTTCCAATTGATCGGTGGACAAGTCTTTCAGAAAGGATGGATTTTTTATTGATAATAGATCCATCTATACCACACACCTTTAATAAATTTCATCCGATTTCATATGATTACTTCTTATTATATCAATGCTGAAGGAATATCGAAACTAATACTGTTTTATCGATCCCGTTTCACAATAAAGGAAGCAATTTCTTGTAACATAGTTGGAAGTTTTACAACTTCATGCAATGCTTGAATAGCCATTTCATAGTGTTCATCTCTTTTTTCTTTTGCTCCATCTAGCGTTAATAAAGATGGATATGTACTTTTCTCGGAGCGTTCATCTTTTCCCACAGTTTTGCCAATTAACTTCTCATTACCTTCGATATCTAAAATATCGTCTTGGATTTGGAATGCAATCCCTAAATGATGCGCAAATTGTTCGAGAAGATAGCGAGTGTCCGGGTTAGTATCTGCTAAAATGCAAGCTGCGATGACAGGGAATGAGAGTAAAGCGCCTGTTTTATTTCGATGAATCATCTCTAATTCATCTAAGGATAGTTCCTTTGTTTCTCCTGCTAAATCAAGTACTTGACCCCCGACCATTCCTTCTGCACCAGATGCTTTTGAAAATAATCGTATTAATTCTAACGACTTTTCTGCACTAACATTTGGTAACTGCGCTAACATTCCCATTCCATAGGTTAACAAAGCATCCCCGGATAATATTGCCAAAGCTTCCCCGTAAACAATATGATTCGTAGGTTTTCCTCTACGCAAATCATCATTGTCCATACTTGGTAGATCATCATGAATAAGGGAATACGTATGAATCATTTCAACAGCAGTAGCTATTTTTTCGGAAGCAGGGTGTTTACATTGCAAAGCATCCAGTGTTGCAAACAAAAGCGCGGGACGAATTCGTTTTCCCCCAGCTTTTAATGAGTAAAGCATTGCTTCTTTTAAGGAACTCGGTGCTTGAAGTGTTCCTATTTCTTCTACAAAAGTAATTTCAAGTTTTTCGCTATATTGTTGAAAAAAATGAGCTAATGCTGGTTTCAAGACTGATCATCCTTTTCCGTTTGCTCTATCGAAAATTGCTGTTCATTTCCATCTTCATCAATCATTGTAACAAGTTGTTTTTCTGCAGATTGAAGTTTTTGCTGACAAATAGCGGAAAGTTCCATTCCTTTTTTGTACAAATCTATTGCTTGTTCTAAAGGAGCATCCCCTGATTCCAACTGACGAACAACCTCTTCCAATTGTTTCATCGCTTCATCGAAAGTAGTATTTTTAGTTGCCATCTCTATTCCTCTTTTCCTTTGCTGACTTCGAGCACTTTCGCGCTAATCGTTCCATCTTTTAAAGTCACAGATAGAACATCTCCTTCTTTTATAGATGTAATCTGCTCGACTACATGTCCTTTTTTATAGACAATCCCAAATCCTCTTCCCATAACTTGAAGAGGATTTAATACTTCGAGTGTTCGAAGAGTGGAAACAAATCGTTGCTGCTCTTCTCTCAGTTTAAACATTTTTACTTCATTTAATCGGTGAGTCAGTTGATCAACCCTTGTATTTGCCTCTGCCACTGTTTTTAACGGTTGTTGTTGATCAAGTCTCGATTTTAAAAAGAGAAATTGTTCTTTTTTACGCTCTATTTGTCTCGTTATTGAAGATTCCAACTTTTGTTGTAAATAAGCATGACGTTCAATAAAGGGTCGGTATAGACGTTCAGGTTGCGTCATGACAGTGGCACCTTGTAGACGATCTACTTTTTCTTTTGCTAATTGGACAAGGTGTAACGTTTTCGTTTGAATCGACTGCTCTAATTGAATAATATGTCGTGAAATTTCCAATTGATTTGGTACGGAAAGTTCTGCAGCAGCTGTAGGTGTAGCAGCTCGAACATCCGCTACATAATCAGCAATAGTCGTATCGGTTTCATGTCCAACTGCACTAATAATTGGTATTTCCGATTCATATATAGCTCGTGCTACGATTTCATCGTTAAAAGCCCATAAATCTTCAATAGAGCCTCCGCCTCTTCCTACAATTAACACGTCGATTTCATTGTATTGATTTGCACGTTGAATGGATTGGACAATACTTGGAGCGCTTCCTCGACCTTGCACAAGTGTAGGGAAAACAATAACTTTTGCAAGGGGAAATCTTCTATTTAATGTTGTTAGTACATCACGAATTGCAGCACCCGTTGTAGCAGTGACGAGACCAATTGTTTTCGGAAAAGCAGGAAGTTTCTTTTTCGTTTCGATACGAAATAGTCCTTCATGCCGCAGTTTTTCCTTCAATTGTTCAAAAGCAACAAAGAGAGCACCTACTCCATCTGGTTGCATATCATTCGCGTAGAGCTGATAGTTTCCGGCTATTTCAAAAACGTTTACTTCTCCTCTAATAAGAACAGTCATTCCATTCTCGGGTTTGAATGCAACAGACCTAGCATTCGTGGCAAACATGACGCCGGCTATTTTAGAAGAATCATCTTTTAACGTGAAATAAATATGGCCACTAGTATGAATTTTGACATTCGAAAGTTCCCCACGTACATACACCTGTCGTAAGTGGGGATCTGCATCAAATTTACGTTTTATGTATTTGGTCAATGCCTTAACAGATAAATAGGCTATTTCAGTTGTAGACATGTACTCAACCTTTCG
The Paenisporosarcina cavernae genome window above contains:
- the xseA gene encoding exodeoxyribonuclease VII large subunit — protein: MSTTEIAYLSVKALTKYIKRKFDADPHLRQVYVRGELSNVKIHTSGHIYFTLKDDSSKIAGVMFATNARSVAFKPENGMTVLIRGEVNVFEIAGNYQLYANDMQPDGVGALFVAFEQLKEKLRHEGLFRIETKKKLPAFPKTIGLVTATTGAAIRDVLTTLNRRFPLAKVIVFPTLVQGRGSAPSIVQSIQRANQYNEIDVLIVGRGGGSIEDLWAFNDEIVARAIYESEIPIISAVGHETDTTIADYVADVRAATPTAAAELSVPNQLEISRHIIQLEQSIQTKTLHLVQLAKEKVDRLQGATVMTQPERLYRPFIERHAYLQQKLESSITRQIERKKEQFLFLKSRLDQQQPLKTVAEANTRVDQLTHRLNEVKMFKLREEQQRFVSTLRTLEVLNPLQVMGRGFGIVYKKGHVVEQITSIKEGDVLSVTLKDGTISAKVLEVSKGKEE